GGCGGACCCTGGACCAAGACGAAATAGCCTTCACGGCCGCCGTTGCCGCCGGATATCACGCCGGGATGCTTGCGGGCAACTAGCGACCGGAATATGAGACCTCGATCACAATGCGATCACGGGCAATATCGTATTTAACATTCCGTTAGGTAGGGTTGACGACGTGAACCAACCTCCTGCATCCCCCTCAGTTTCTGTAGACGACTTCACAACCGACTTCATCTCCCGGCTGCACAATTCGCGCGGGGTCGATTTGGAGAGCGCCAGTGACAACGACCTGTACAGCGCCCTGGCCTGGACGGTGCGCAAGCACCTGATAGACCGCTGGCTGGTCACCAAGCGCGTGCAACGCGAAAACAAGGCGAAAACGGTCGCCTATCTGTCGGCCGAATACCTGCTCGGAGCGCAGCTGCACAACATGCTGCTCGCCTCGGGGCTCGGCACCGTCGCTCGCGAGTCGATGGCCTCGCTGGGGCTGTCGTTCGACTGGCTCGCGGAACTCGAAGTCGAGCCGGGGCTCGGCAACGGCGGCCTGGGTCGACTCGCTGCCTGCTTCGTCGATTCGCTCGCCACCTTGGACATTCCCGCCACCGGCTACGGCATCCGCTACCAGCACGGCATCTTTCGCCAGACCTTCGTCGATGGCCGCCAGGTGGAGCAGCCGGACAACTGGCTCGAACTCGGTTCGCCGTGGGAATTCCCGCACCCCGAAGCATCGATCGTTGTCCACTTCGGCGGCCACGTCGAGCACACCACCGATGCCGAAGGCAACGACCTGGCGGCATGGAAGCCGGCCTGGAACGTCCTGGCGGTGCCCTACAACTACCTGGTTCCCGGGTACGGCACGCAGAACGTGAACTCGCTGCGGCTGTGGAGCGCGCGGGCAACCCAGTCGTTCGACTTGCAGATCTTCAACTCTGGCGACTACGAAAACGCCGTGCGCGCGCAAACCTATGCCGAGAACATCTCGCAGGTGCTGTACCCCGAAGATTCGACGCCCCAGGGCAAGGAGCTGCGCCTGCAGCAGCAGTACTTCTTCGTCGCCGCGTCCGTCCAGGAAATGATCGGTCAGGTCGGAACGTCACTGGACGAACTGCGCACGCTGCCGCAGCGCGTCGTGTTCCAGCTCAACGACACGCACCCCGTCATCGCGATCCCCGAGATGATGCGTCTGCTGGTTGACGTCTACGGCATGGAGTGGGACGAGGCCTGGGGCATCACCCGCTCCGTGTTCAACTACACCTGCCACACCCTGTTGCCGGAGGCGCTTGAGGTCTGGTCGGTCGACCTTTTGGGGCGGCTCCTGCCCCGCCACCTCGAAATCATCTACCGGATCAACGATGACTTCGTGGCCGAGGTGCGCGAGTCTCACCCTGGCAACGAGTTGCTGGTTCGCCGGATGTCGATCATCCAAGAGCAGCCGTTCCGGGCGGTGCGCATGGCGCACCTGGCGACCGTCGGCTCCACGAAGGTCAACGGTGTCGCCGCCCTGCACTCCGAGCTGCTCAAGGACAAGGTGCTGGTCGATTTCTCGAACCTGTGGCCGGAAAAGTTCACGAACGTGACCAACGGCGTCACCCCGCGCCGGTTTGTGAAGATCGCGAACCCGGGGCTCTCGTCCCTGATCGACGAAGCCATCGGGACCGATTGGGTGAAGGATCTGAGCCAGTTGTCGCGGCTCGAACCGTTTGCGGACGACGCGGCATTCCGCGAGCAATTCCGCGCCGTCAAGGCCGCGAACAAGACCCGCCTCGTGGAAACGCTGCGCAAGCGCGATGGCATTGAGCTGGCCGATGACGCGATATTCGACGTCATGGTCAAGCGACTGCACGAATACAAGCGCCAAATGCTCAAGGTGCTGCACGTCGTCACCCTGTACGACAAGATCCTGCGCGGGGAGCTTGACCCCGAATCCATGACGCCGC
This is a stretch of genomic DNA from Rarobacter incanus. It encodes these proteins:
- a CDS encoding glycogen/starch/alpha-glucan phosphorylase; amino-acid sequence: MNQPPASPSVSVDDFTTDFISRLHNSRGVDLESASDNDLYSALAWTVRKHLIDRWLVTKRVQRENKAKTVAYLSAEYLLGAQLHNMLLASGLGTVARESMASLGLSFDWLAELEVEPGLGNGGLGRLAACFVDSLATLDIPATGYGIRYQHGIFRQTFVDGRQVEQPDNWLELGSPWEFPHPEASIVVHFGGHVEHTTDAEGNDLAAWKPAWNVLAVPYNYLVPGYGTQNVNSLRLWSARATQSFDLQIFNSGDYENAVRAQTYAENISQVLYPEDSTPQGKELRLQQQYFFVAASVQEMIGQVGTSLDELRTLPQRVVFQLNDTHPVIAIPEMMRLLVDVYGMEWDEAWGITRSVFNYTCHTLLPEALEVWSVDLLGRLLPRHLEIIYRINDDFVAEVRESHPGNELLVRRMSIIQEQPFRAVRMAHLATVGSTKVNGVAALHSELLKDKVLVDFSNLWPEKFTNVTNGVTPRRFVKIANPGLSSLIDEAIGTDWVKDLSQLSRLEPFADDAAFREQFRAVKAANKTRLVETLRKRDGIELADDAIFDVMVKRLHEYKRQMLKVLHVVTLYDKILRGELDPESMTPRVVIFGAKAAPGYLMAKEIIALINAVGATINADPRVKGALYVAFPANYNVTLAETLIPAADLSEQISLAGKEASGTGNMKFALNGALTIGTLDGANVEIRELVGDDNFFLFGLTEPEVATLQAKGYVPSAYYEANASLKNAIDLIASGAFSGGNRQTFEGIVSDLLWHDRFLVLADYQAYIEAQNVVESAYADQDAWAKSAILNVARSGFFSSDRSIRDYLDRIWHTPAVPVQ